CGTTCTCTCGCAAACCGCTGTTTGGTTACACCTCAATGGTATATGCCACCGGTGCGATCGCCTTCCTCTCCTTTATTGTCTGGGCGCACCACATGTTCACCGTTGGCATTCCGCTGACCGGCGAACTGTTCTTTATGTACGCCACGATGATGATTGCCGTGCCGACCGGCGTGAAGGTGTTCAACTGGGCCAGCACCATGTGGCGTGGCTCGATGACCTTTGAGGCGCCGATGCTGTTCTCGGTGGCCTTCGTCATGCTGTTTACCATCGGTGGTTTCTCCGGGCTGATGCTGGCGATTGCCCCGGCAGACTTCCAGTACCACGACACCTATTTTGTGGTGGCGCACTTCCACTATGTGCTGGTGCCGGGGGCTATCTTCGGCATCTTTGCCTCGGCCTATTACTGGCTGCCGAAGTGGACGGGGCATATGTACGACGAGACGCTGGCTAAGCTGCATTTCTGGATGAGCTTTATCGGCATGAACCTGGCCTTCTTCCCGATGCACTTTGTTGGCCTGGCCGGTATGCCGCGGCGGATTCCGGATTACAACCTGATGTTCGCCAACTTCAACATGGTGTCCTCCATCGGCGCATTCATGTTCGGCGCAACGCAGCTGCTGTTCCTGTTTATCGTCATTAAATGCATCCGAGGCGGTAAACCAGCACCTGCTAAACCCTGGGATGGGGCAGATGGCTTGGAGTGGACGGTGCCATCACCTGCGCCGTATCACACTTTCAGCACGCCGCCAGATGTGAAGTAGGGGAGCATCGCCATGAGCGAAGCCACGTCTAATCGTCGTCTGGTCATACGCCTGCTTGTGGTGGTGCTAGGGATGTTTGGCTTTGGCTTTGCTCTGGTGCCGATTTACGACGTGATGTGCCAGGCCTTTGGTATCAACGGCAAAACAGCGGGCGCTTATCAAGCCTCACAGTCGGTAGTGGATGAGTCGCGTCAGGTGCGGGTGCAGTTTCTTGCCACCAATTCGGCGGACATGATGTGGGAGTTTCATCCGGTTGCAGATGAAGTGCTGGTACATCCGGGGCAGAGCACGGAAATGATCTTCATCGCCCGAAACCCCAGTGACAAACCGATGAGTGCTCAGGCCATACCCAGTGTTGCGCCTTCAACTGCGGCTGCTTTTTTTCACAAGACCGAATGTTTTTGTTTTACCCAGCAGGTTCTGCAAGCCGGTGAACGTATCGAAATGCCGGTGCGTTTCATTGTGGATAAGGACCTGCCCAAGGACGTGCGTCACCTGACGCTGGCTTACACCTTGTTCGATATCACCGAGCGTAAACCGCCGGTGGCACAAACGACCCCTTAACCGGGCGGCTCCATAAGGAGAACAACCATGTCGAGTCCTGAAACCCACGCAAACTATTACGTCCCTGCCCAGAGTAAGTGGCCGATCATTGCCAGCTTGGGCCTTTTGATCACGGTGTTTGGCGTCGCCACTTGGTTTAACGACATGAGCGCAGGCCGAGAGGAATCCAACGGTCCGTTGATCTTCTTCATCGGTGCGCTATTTATCGCCTATATGCTGTTTGGCTGGTTCGGTAACGTCATTAATGAGAGTCGCGCTGGCCTGTATAGCCCACAGATGGACCGCTCATTCCGTTGGGGGATGAGCTGGTTCATTTTCTCCGAGGTGATGTTTTTCGCGGCCTTCTTCGGGGCCCTCTTCTATATACGGACGTTTGCCGGTCCCTGGTTGGGGGGGGAAGGTGCCAAGGGTGTGGCCAACATGCTGTGGCCGAGCTTTGAGTACACCTGGCCGCTGCTGAATACGCCGGACCCCAAACTGTATCCGGCGCCCAGCGGCGTGATCGGCGCCTGGGGGTTGCCGCTGGTGAATACCATTTTGCTGGTCACCTCCAGCTTGACTCTGACTTTCGCCCACCATGCGCTGCGTAAAGGTCATCGCAAGCCCCTGACCATTTGGCTGGCATTGACCGTTCTGCTGGGTGCCGCATTTTTGGTATTGCAGGTCGAGGAGTACATCCATGCTTACAACGAATTGGGGTTGACCCTAGGTTCGGGCATCTACGGCGCCACCTTCTTTATGCTCACGGGCTTTCACGGCGCGCACGTTACGCTGGGGGCGCTGATCCTGACTGTCATGTTGATTCGCATCATCCGCGGGCATTTCACCCCGGAGCAGCACTTCGGCTTCGAAGCAGCAGCGTGGTATTGGCACTTTGTCGACGTGGTGTGGATTGCCTTGTTCGTCTTTGTATACGTGTTGTGATTACCAGGTGACGTGGCTGACCAATTGACCGCTGAAGAAACCCCAGGCGATCAGCGCCACGGTCAATGCGGTCAGGCTCACGCGCACAGTCAGGGTGTTGACTAGGCGTGAGCTGCGACCTTCGTCCCTGACCAGAAAGACCAGGCCACTGAACAGACTCACTAGAGTGGCCAGCAGGAGTAGAACGATAGTGACCTTGAGCATGGGGCACTCCGGGGGAAGGGATATGAATACAACCAGCAGTATAGACAGCGTACGTCGGCGCACCTTTAGTCCAGGTGTGCTGCCAACTGTTGTCTTGCTGGTGCTGTTGCCATGTCTGCTGGCGCTGGGCTTCTGGCAATTGTCCCGTGCTGAGGAAAAGCGCCAGCTGTTGGCCATAAATGAGGCTCGCCAGCAGGCGGCCCCGGTGTCCATCAGTGAGTTGGAGCGTGAGCCCGATCCTTCTTATCGGCGCGTGCACCTGCAAGGTTTCTTTGATGCACGCCACAGCTTGTTGCTGGACAACCGAACCCGTGACGGCAAGGCCGGTGTTGAGCTGTTGCAGCCTTTCTACGACCAGCTCAGTGGCCTGTGGGTATTGCTTAATCGCGGCTGGTTACCTTGGCCGGATCGGCGAGCAAGCCCGCAATTCACTACCCCGGATGATCTGATGCAGCTGCAAGGTTGGGTGTATGTGCCGCTGGAGTCGGACTGGCAGCTAAAGGGGACTGAGGCCGGGGGAGAGTGGCCGCGCCTGATCACCGCTGTGGAGGTGCAAAAGCTCTGGCAACAGCTAGGCCGTGGCGGGCTGAATTATGAGGTGCGCCTGCAACCTGGCCCTGCCGCTCTGCGGGCAGACTGGCCTGTGGTGGCGATGAATCCAGACAAACATACAGGTTATGCCGTGCAGTGGTTTGCCATGGCTGCGGCTCTAGTCGGCCTGTTCATCTATTTAGGACTGTTCAATGCCCGGGAGAATCGCAATGAACCCAGCCATCACCATGCCTGAAGAGCAGTCGCCGCAGCGTTGGCGAGGGCGTCTGCAATTGTTGTTGATCGTGGCCATCGTGATTGCGCCAATGTTGGTAGCCAGTGCCATGTACTACGGGCGTTTCTGGATCCCGGAAACCCGCAACTATCACGGCGTATTGATTGGTAATGGTCAGACACTGAGCGCGTTAGGGATTGAGGGCGTTGAGCCTGGGCGTTGGCAGCTGCTGGTAACGGCGCCAGGGGCCTGTGAGAAAGATTGTCGAGAGCTGGTCTATCTGGCCCGCCAGATCAATATCGGATTGAACCGCGATGCCAGTCGCGCCACCCATGGCCTGGCAATGTCGCAGGCACTGCCGACAGATTATGAAGCGCAGCTACAGCGGGAGTATCCGCAGCTTGGGCTCTACTCATTGCATAAAGATGCGTACCGGACGACTGCCCCAGATGTGCAGGAGCCGCAGCTGTGGATTGTCGATCCGATGGGCAATCTGGTTTTGCGTTACGGCGCGCAAAGCAAAGGCAAATCGATTCTCGATGATCTACGCCATTTGCTGAAAATCTCCCAGATCGGTTGATAAGAGCTGGTTGATCAGCCAAGGAGCGACCATGAGCAACCCCGGATTTCGCTTAGCCCTCTTTGCCACGCTATTAGCCGTGATCGTGGTGCTGCTCGGTGCCTATACGCGTTTGAGTCACGCAGGGTTGGGTTGTCCGGATTGGCCGGGTTGTTATGGATTTCTCGGCGTACCGATGAGTGAGCACAAACAAACGCTCGCTGAAGCACGCTTCCCTGATGCACCGGTTGAAGTGGCGAAGGGCTGGTACGAAATGATCCACCGCTACTTCGCCGGGGCATTGGGGTTGGTGATCCTCGGGTTGGCTGGGCAGGCATTGCGAGCCCGCCATCAACCTGCGCAGCCAGTGAAACTGCCACTGCTGATTCTAGGGTTGGTGATCCTACAAGCCGCTTTTGGTATGTGGACAGTGACTCTGAAGCTCTGGCCGCAGGTCGTCACCGCACATCTGCTCGGAGGCTTCGCCACATTGGGTTTGTTGTTCCTGCTTACCATGCGTTTGTCCGGGCGTTTCCCAGTTTTATCTGCTGTACCCAGCTCATTACGGGCTTTGGCGGCAGCAGGGTTGTTACTGGTGATAGGGCAGATCGCGTTAGGCGGTTGGGTCAGCGCCAACTACGCTGCAGTAGCTTGTGTTGATCTGCCCTATTGTCATGGCGAGTGGTGGCCGAATATGGACTTCGCCAACGGTTTTCACCTGACTCAGCACATCGGCCCTAATTACCTTGGGGGGCAACTGGACAGCGACGCCCGCACAGCCATCCATATGACCCATCGTATGGGGGCTTTGCTTGTCACTCTGGTGTTGCTGGTTCTGGCCTGGCGGCTTAAGCATTACGGCCTTCCCCGGTTGGCGGCTCTGCTACTGCTGGCGCTGGCGATACAGGTCGGACTGGGCATCAGTAATGTCCTGTTGCACCTGCCGTTGCTGGTCGCGGTAGCCCATAACCTCGGTGGTGCCGCATTGATGCTGACACTGCTGCTGATCAACTACCGGCTGCGCGGCCTGACCGCTGCGGCTTCATCGCGTGATAGTGCGACCGACTTTGTTCATGTAGTCGGCAAACAGGCACACCTGTAGAGGAGAATCCCGATGGCTACTCTGGCGCGTGTACAAGAAAGCCATGCAAGCTGGCGCGATTATCTGGAGCTGACCAAGCCGCGTGTGGTGGTGCTCATGCTAATCACCTCGCTGGTGGGCATGTTCCTCGCCACCCGCGCCGGTGTGGCGTGGCAGGTACTGGTCTTTGGCAATCTGGGAATTGGCCTGTGTGCTGGTGCTGCGGCGGCGGTCAACCATGTCGTTGACCGCCGTATCGACTCAATCATGGCCCGCACCCATAAGCGTCCGGTTACTGCCGGACGTATACCGCCAACCGTTGCATTGGGCTTTGCCATGCTGCTGGCTGTAGCAGGCATGGCTGTATTGCTGGCGTTCACCAATGAGCTGGCTGCTTGGCTGACGCTGGCTTCACTGCTGGGCTATGCGGTGCTCTATACCGGTTTTCTGAAAAGAGCCACGCCGCAGAACATTGTTATTGGCGGCTTGGCGGGTGCTGCGCCGCCGCTGCTCGGCTGGGTTGCGGTGACGGGGCATATCAGTGCGGAACCCTTGCTGCTGGTGCTGATCATATTCGCCTGGACGCCCCCGCACTTCTGGGCGCTGGCGATTCACCGCAAGGAGGAGTACGCGAAGGCGGATATCCCGATGCTGCCCGTAACTCATGGCGAGCATTACACCAAGGTTCACATCCTTCTTTATACATTGGTCATGTTTGCCGTGACCCTGCTGCCATTCGCCATCCATATGAGCGGGCTGTTGTACCTGGCCTGCGCTCTGATACTGGGAGCA
The Pseudomonas mendocina DNA segment above includes these coding regions:
- a CDS encoding twin transmembrane helix small protein, producing the protein MLKVTIVLLLLATLVSLFSGLVFLVRDEGRSSRLVNTLTVRVSLTALTVALIAWGFFSGQLVSHVTW
- a CDS encoding cytochrome c oxidase subunit 3, which translates into the protein MSSPETHANYYVPAQSKWPIIASLGLLITVFGVATWFNDMSAGREESNGPLIFFIGALFIAYMLFGWFGNVINESRAGLYSPQMDRSFRWGMSWFIFSEVMFFAAFFGALFYIRTFAGPWLGGEGAKGVANMLWPSFEYTWPLLNTPDPKLYPAPSGVIGAWGLPLVNTILLVTSSLTLTFAHHALRKGHRKPLTIWLALTVLLGAAFLVLQVEEYIHAYNELGLTLGSGIYGATFFMLTGFHGAHVTLGALILTVMLIRIIRGHFTPEQHFGFEAAAWYWHFVDVVWIALFVFVYVL
- a CDS encoding SURF1 family protein → MNTTSSIDSVRRRTFSPGVLPTVVLLVLLPCLLALGFWQLSRAEEKRQLLAINEARQQAAPVSISELEREPDPSYRRVHLQGFFDARHSLLLDNRTRDGKAGVELLQPFYDQLSGLWVLLNRGWLPWPDRRASPQFTTPDDLMQLQGWVYVPLESDWQLKGTEAGGEWPRLITAVEVQKLWQQLGRGGLNYEVRLQPGPAALRADWPVVAMNPDKHTGYAVQWFAMAAALVGLFIYLGLFNARENRNEPSHHHA
- the cyoE gene encoding heme o synthase; the protein is MATLARVQESHASWRDYLELTKPRVVVLMLITSLVGMFLATRAGVAWQVLVFGNLGIGLCAGAAAAVNHVVDRRIDSIMARTHKRPVTAGRIPPTVALGFAMLLAVAGMAVLLAFTNELAAWLTLASLLGYAVLYTGFLKRATPQNIVIGGLAGAAPPLLGWVAVTGHISAEPLLLVLIIFAWTPPHFWALAIHRKEEYAKADIPMLPVTHGEHYTKVHILLYTLVMFAVTLLPFAIHMSGLLYLACALILGARFVYWAVVLYRDSKPHAAIKTFKYSIWYLFLLFIALLADHYMIL
- a CDS encoding cytochrome c oxidase assembly protein codes for the protein MSEATSNRRLVIRLLVVVLGMFGFGFALVPIYDVMCQAFGINGKTAGAYQASQSVVDESRQVRVQFLATNSADMMWEFHPVADEVLVHPGQSTEMIFIARNPSDKPMSAQAIPSVAPSTAAAFFHKTECFCFTQQVLQAGERIEMPVRFIVDKDLPKDVRHLTLAYTLFDITERKPPVAQTTP
- a CDS encoding COX15/CtaA family protein — protein: MSNPGFRLALFATLLAVIVVLLGAYTRLSHAGLGCPDWPGCYGFLGVPMSEHKQTLAEARFPDAPVEVAKGWYEMIHRYFAGALGLVILGLAGQALRARHQPAQPVKLPLLILGLVILQAAFGMWTVTLKLWPQVVTAHLLGGFATLGLLFLLTMRLSGRFPVLSAVPSSLRALAAAGLLLVIGQIALGGWVSANYAAVACVDLPYCHGEWWPNMDFANGFHLTQHIGPNYLGGQLDSDARTAIHMTHRMGALLVTLVLLVLAWRLKHYGLPRLAALLLLALAIQVGLGISNVLLHLPLLVAVAHNLGGAALMLTLLLINYRLRGLTAAASSRDSATDFVHVVGKQAHL